The following are from one region of the Silene latifolia isolate original U9 population chromosome 9, ASM4854445v1, whole genome shotgun sequence genome:
- the LOC141601745 gene encoding uncharacterized protein LOC141601745, with translation MRAFKTFSLASGLVMNQGKSEIYCNGVEEHVMAMMIRISGMHRGKIPFKYLGVNISPKRLGVNDCQCLIDKVTTRIRSLGARKLSYAGRLEVSLAWHRYQGESTLVAWEHICKPKKKGGLGLRNQIGGI, from the exons ATGAGGGCTTTCAAAACCTTCTCTTTAGCCTCTGGCTTGGTAATGAATCAAGGGAAATCTGAGATTTATTGCAATGGGGTTGAGGAGCATGTTATGGCCATGATGATCAGGATCTCTGGTATGCACAGAGGTAAAATCCCGTTCAAGTACTTGGGGGTCAATATTTCTCCTAAGAGATTGGGTGTCAATGACTGTCAGTGCCTCATTGATAAAGTTACTACCAGAATACGAAGTTTGGGGGCAAGGAAACTGTCTTATGCTGGTAGATTG GAAGTTTCTTTGGCATGGCATCGATATCAAGGAGAGTCCACTTTGGTTGCTTGGGAGCATATTTGTAAGCCAAAAAAGAAAGGTGGCTTGGGTTTGAGGAATCAGATTGGTGGAATATAG